Below is a genomic region from Sorghum bicolor cultivar BTx623 chromosome 9, Sorghum_bicolor_NCBIv3, whole genome shotgun sequence.
GACCTCCGTCGTTCCCCCTCCTACTCAGCGTCCGGCTTACCCGATGGCGCGGCTGCACTGGCTCGAGGCCGTCCTGCCGCTGGGAATCATCGGCGGCATGCTCTGCATCATGGGCAACGCCCAGTATTTCATCCACAAGGCCGCGCACGGCAGGGTACGCGCtcgtcccctcccctcccccccTGTCTCCCGGTTCGAATCCTACACAGTGCTGACGCGCGCTGCTGGTTCTATCCTGTGTGTATGGATGCAGCCGAAGCACATCGGGAAC
It encodes:
- the LOC8064148 gene encoding NADH dehydrogenase [ubiquinone] 1 alpha subcomplex subunit 1 — protein: MARLHWLEAVLPLGIIGGMLCIMGNAQYFIHKAAHGRPKHIGNDMWDVAMERRDKKLMEQSSGN